The Punica granatum isolate Tunisia-2019 chromosome 4, ASM765513v2, whole genome shotgun sequence sequence ACCTCAGATGAGGTTTTGCCCTTATAGCAGTTACCAAGTGAAGGACGACACCGATAGCAAGCTGAGGCCTCTCAGAGAAACAGAGAGAACTATTTTAAGTTTGGGGCTAAATGTGGACCCTCCAACATCAGAACGTGATGGGAAATCTGATAATCAATCAGTTTGTCCAGACACGTCTAGCAACCTTGTCCTCAACACCGAAACTGTGACTACTCCGAAGCATACGAGCTCTGACGGTAATTAACCACTTCTACCTTTTCTGAACTACTTTAATTAAACTCTCAACTTAATCTTAAACAAGCAGTTCTTTGGAGTTCTGCAGGATCAGCGGAAATTGAGGCTTCACCAGGGGAACCTTCATCGAGTCGTGGAAACATCCAGGAAACCGTAAATCTAGCCATGTCCAGTGCTGAAGATGATCATGTCGACCAGTTAGAGTATGATAGAACTGATAGCATGAGACTCTGTTTTGGTTCAGGAGTGATTCTGGGTGAGCTCAATGATGATCTCCGATCAGTCAATGACTATGTAAAAGCAGTTCTGGCCACTGCTGAATCGAGCTGGGATGGGCTTCTGCTCAACTCCCACGAGCCAGACCAAATTCTTCGACCATCCTTATTTGAAGAAGTTAAGGCTCCAGGATATGGGCCTACCGTCAATCACAGGCTCCTCTTTGATTACATCAATGAAGTCCTTGAGGAAGTCCGTCATTCCTACCAAGGGAAGATTAGGACTTTCATGATTGTGAAAACTGTGACTCAAGCAGTGATGGAACGAGTGCATGGGGATGGAGACCAGCTTCTGCAGAAGGAATCACCTACTCTGGAGCAGCTTGTTCGTAAAGACTTGGCAAAATTACGAACATGGATTGAAGTTCCAAGTAATACTGAAGAAATAGTTACTGAACTAGCAGAAGACATTTTAGACGATGTTATAAGTCAAATATAGCAGAGCTGCAAGATGActtgaaatataaatcagaGATATCTTTTGGGTTAGAAAGGTCATAATGAGGTCAAACTTCCCATACATACAGTAGATATATACCAACGGTTAGGTTTCTTTCCCccaatttattttctttctttaggTGAAAAGATCTCATATCAGCTTTTGGTTTCACGGGCAGCTTATTGGCCCCGAATGAAGAGCATTTGTAGTCTTCTTTTCGTAAGATCTGCTGATCAGTGAGGTGGCAGTTGATTATACTATTCATTGTTCTGTTGCTCTCAGATGAATTGAATTTCTAAATATGATTtgatttcttctatttttgcCGTACTCTCTATCACACTCTATTATCATAGATATTATCTTCCTTCCCACTTCTAGTTTGTATTATCCCATAGTGGAAGTTGATATGTTGCAATATCATTGTTTATCCTGTCAACTAAGATCCATGACAAATGTTGCTTATCACAAATGTTGCATGTTAAGGACTTCTACTTCCCTTTTGGTAAGTTGGACTTCTCCTTTTGGTAAATAAATGTTTCTTTTGCCAATAATAAATGGCAATAAAGTATATTTTGGccttatattatttaattaatgcTCATTATTCTGATTTCCCTTATTGattctcttccttctccctcttcttctcctatTTAAGTTCGATGCAATGCACATAGGTCTTACCAACTACAGAGCCGTCACTATTTTTTAAGCTATTTTGCTTATAGTTTTCCTAGCAGTGAAGCTCCACTGGCTTGTCCATGGCAGGTCCAAATTCGGGGATGTCGGCATTCTTGTTGTTTGTAACTTTAAATTATGTTATATTGAGTGCCCATGCAAGTAGATTTCAAAAGCTAACGAAAGAAGAAGACTTGGAGCTCGAGAGACGGCTCAAAGTTATCAACAAGCCCGCAAGAGAGAGCTTTAAGGTAAGAGGGAACAAATGGTCGGTGTGTAACTTTTTGGTTATTTCATTTAGTTTTAATTGTTATTGGAATTTATTTGTATGCATCAGCAAGCAGACTATGGTGCTATGATTGATTGCATCGATATATACAAACAACTAGCTTTCGATCATCCTCTACTGAAGAATCACAAGATTCAGGTTACAGTTTCCACCTTGATTACTAGAATCCTTCACGTGCTTAGTTAATCTGAAAATTCAGTAACAGGTTTTGGGCTGAATCCTGCAGATGAAACCCGGAAAATTTGTCGACGGTGTCAAAAAGACAAATCCAGTGAGGACCTCTTTGCCCGCTGTGCCGCAGATCAAGTAGTGCCCAGAGGGAACAATTCCGATTGTGAGAGCTATAAAGGAAGATCTTCCGGACGCTAAACATTTACCAAGCTATTTGGCCAAACTTTCCCCTGGGACGAAAGATATCAACATGACCAGCCTTTGTGCAAGTGATATCCCCGAGGTTCAATGAAGGGGTTGATAATTACTTCTTTTGGAACAACTTCATTTCATTTGGATTATCTTCTTTATTTATTCTGCAGTGCGGCTATTTGAAGGCCAAAATTATGGGGCAAACGCAACGATCAATGTGTGGTCCCTGTCTGTCTTGTCTGACCAACTTAGTGGGGCAGTTATCTCGATAGTGAATGGTCTCAATGTCCCGGGACAGCTGAACAATATACAAACAGGGTGGTTGGTAAGCAACTAATACTTTTCTTATTGCTGAAACCAATCGCGAAGCAGCAAAAGTATAAAATGTGATATTCTGGTTTGTTACCTCAGGTAAATCCGTATTTGTACAAGAACTATACCCGGCTCTTCACCTTATGGACGGTTAGCTCAAGCACTCTCATTTTCTGTACCTTTTTTGTTTGTTCTTTCGTTAACCCATTCTTTTCCAGATTTTGAATTGTTCTTATTAATGTTTTAACCTGTCTTGTTTCATGTCAATCCACAGGCCGATAGTTACCACAAGACGGGCTGCTACAATGTCCTGTGCCCAGGTTTCCTGCAAGTTAGCATGAAAATCCCCCTCGGCCTTATATTGAGACCGACTTCGGTAATCGGGTGGACCGCATTATGAAATTGCACTTAAGATGTATCAGGTTACTCATTATCCGCTCTCACCTACCTTTAACTTGGGCTGTTGAACCATTTGTTTATAGAACCATATGAGATATTTCCAATGCCCGGCATTCCACAGATTAGTTAtctcatttaataaaaaaCTCTGGAGAATAGTTAGTTGTGGTCCTTCAAAAagtttcttagttttaaaGTGGTTCTTATCTTTTCTGCAATTATGATAGGATAAGATATCGGGAAATTGGTGGTTGAAGTTTGGGGACGAGGATGTCAGGTACTGGGCGAAATCCCTGTTCATGACAATGGCGAATGGGGCCTCTCATATTGCATGGGGTGGCATGGTCTACAGCCCATCAACCGGAGGAAGCCCTCTGATGGCAAGTGGCCTTTTCCCGCATGTAGGCCTAAACAAGACTGCTTACATTGCGCAGCTCCTCTTCTCGGACCAACAGAACAACTTCCTTGATTCCGTGGACGGGAATCTCACATGGTTTGTGGATCGACCAAAATGTTACAATGCAGAAGGAGGTGCCAGCAAAGAAATGGGCCATTACCTTTTCTATGGAGGACCTGGCGGTTGTACATCTAAATTAATGTAATGTttgttatttgaaaattgtgatGAAATTTACCATCGGTTTAGAAGTTTCGCAGTTTGAAAACTTTGTTTCTGAACATCTTGTTTATGAAGAGAAGATACATAAGTGTTATTTTATACTCGATTCTGTTGAAGGGTTTTTATCATTGTTATGTCAATTTATTCGACACTTAGGATGCAAGTATTGTGACCATTATTGATCGTATACTTGAATTTATCCGATGGTAATAGCACTTACGGCAATAAAATCAGGGAAGTTGCTACATTGGGAGCAGACATGAAAATATGGCGATCTTAGTCAAGGAAGAAGCCTTGCATGCCCGAGTCCCTTAATATGGTAGCGACTGAATATTCTATGATTCTTCCATACATTTTCTGGTTGTGCTGGCCTTAGTCTTTCCGAAAAGAAATGTTGTATTATGCTAGGCTCTGGATGAAGCCAGTTCGTACTCGGTTTCCACCTTTGCTAAATGTCCTGTTTCAAATTCTTCCTTTTCCGTGGTCTCTTGCAAGGAATCAAGGAAATtcctcagaaaaaaaaaagtcacgAGGACAAGAGGACAGTTTAGCTGCTAATGCAGGGCCCCTCGGATGGAGGAGAAGTCTATCTGCGGAAGAGGACTTGGAGTTCGAGGGACAGCTCCGAGCCATCAGTAAACCTGCAGTAAAGAGCTTCAAGGTACCTGGAAATCAAAAAGTTATGTGATCAATTGTCATCAGCTTGTTCCAATTTATCCGTCACTTTGGCTTACTGCAATTCTTCCCGGTTTGTCCGAACAGGCGAGATAATATTACAATCATAGATTGCATCGATATCTACAAACAACTAGCCTTCGATCATCCTCTGCTAAAGAATCACACCATTCAGGTCAATACTCTACGTTCATTTGATCTGTAAGTGCTCTCCTACGGCCTCTTAAATGTGGTTCTTTCATTGCATAATGCAGATGGAACCGGAAATGATTCCGGAGAGGTAAACAGAGGAAACTCAAACACAAAAATTTTGCCTGTGCCCACAAGGGACAGGGCTGATTGTGAGAGCTACAAAGGAAGATCTACTGCTCTCAAAGAATTTAGCACGCAATAGACCAACACAATTGAGGAATATTTTCATCCAAGATGGATGGTGTCAATGCCACCTGACTAACGGTATGTTGGTCAGTCAAGCAAAATGCTTTGATTCAATCTTGCAAAGGAGCTTACTCTGGATCTGCACGTGTTAGTTTGCGATGCAGACATACAACGGCAGAAATTATGGAACAAAGGCACTTATTAACAATTGGGGTCCAGTTGTCTCACCAGATCAATTGAGCCTCGCAAGCATTTTGATAGTGAATGGGCTCGACCTTCTACCAGACAACATACAAGCAGGCGGGATCATAAGTGAATTAGCATTGCCCATGTTTTCGCACTATAGGTAGGAATATAATGACAATTTGTGGCTTGTTGTTTCCTCTGCTCTCATTTTTCCAGTCACATCATGGAGATACATGTCTTGTTCTACTATATCTATTCTCATCATGATTGttactattatttttatttatttacttctGATCTATAGGCCGATGGTTATAAGTAGACAGGCTGCTATAGCCTGTTATGCCCGTGTTTCACACAAGTTAGCTCCACGATCCCGCTCGGCTTTCCAATTCTGCTATCCCGGCACGGTGGGGTTCAGTACGAGATCTGGCTTACCTTATATCAGGTAATATCATCTTCCCTGATCTGGCTTAACAAAATCTTTCGACAAGTCAGCTTTACAATCCTGCTTGGCTTTTGCACTAACCATAGTGTCAAAAAGCCAGGTCAGATCAGTTGATTAGGACTTGGCTGGAGCTTCAAGGAAATGGTATATGCAGATAGCATATATCAATCGAGTTCACTGACTTGAGACAATTTCTCTCTGTAAACTAACCGATCAGTCCCTTACCCAGAACTTATAAAAATTGTCCACTTACAGAGGATTTTTCACGCTACTTCTATTAATCTGGCTGGGCCTA is a genomic window containing:
- the LOC116203369 gene encoding uncharacterized protein LOC116203369 — translated: MAGPNSGMSAFLLFVTLNYVILSAHASRFQKLTKEEDLELERRLKVINKPARESFKQADYGAMIDCIDIYKQLAFDHPLLKNHKIQMKPGKFVDGVKKTNPVRTSLPAVPQIKYLCLLLEQLHFIWIIFFIYSAVRLFEGQNYGANATINVWSLSVLSDQLSGAVISIVNGLNVPGQLNNIQTGWLVNPYLYKNYTRLFTLWTADSYHKTGCYNVLCPGFLQVSMKIPLGLILRPTSVIGWTAL